The following are encoded in a window of Manihot esculenta cultivar AM560-2 chromosome 8, M.esculenta_v8, whole genome shotgun sequence genomic DNA:
- the LOC110621815 gene encoding acetylajmalan esterase, translating into MASAKFIFNFFIVSVFLLLVLPGACDAFLLKRHRHRCGFDAIYQLGDSISDTGNLIQEDPASLFARLPYGETFLKKPTGRCSNGLLIIDYIALSAGIPFLDGYLNPNATFGRGRGVNFAVAGSTALPVHVLAEKGIVAPATNSSLATQLDWMFSYFNGICYDEEDCVDKLKSSLFMVGEIGSNDYHYALSQGKSMDEVKAMVPDVVADIKEAIKIVIGYGGRWVVVPGNFPIGCLPIYLTRFKTNNSNAYDSFHCLKELNNLAIYHNQHLQQSIEDLRKQNPNTTIAYGDYYKAYQWILSHVQSLGFDAKSLQKTCCGIGGDYNFNPSKMCGAAGVPVCPEPNRHVNWDGIHLTQASYQLIARWLIHDMNKKHVCSFYY; encoded by the exons ATGGCTTCTGccaaatttattttcaatttctttATCGTCTCTGTCTTCCTTCTTCTAGTTCTTCCTGGTGCATGTGATGCATTTCTTCTAAAGAGACATCGACATAGATGTGGGTTTGATGCAATTTATCAACTAGGGGATTCCATTTCAGACACTGGCAACTTGATCCAAGAGGATCCTGCATCTCTGTTTGCTCGACTTCCTTATGGTGAAACCTTTTTGAAAAAGCCAACAGGTCGATGCTCAAATGGGTTGTTGATCATTGACTACATAG CACTTTCAGCTGGAATCCCATTTCTTGATGGCTATCTGAATCCAAATGCTACATTTGGTCGCGGCCGGGGAGTGAATTTTGCCGTTGCTGGTTCAACTGCTTTGCCTGTTCATGTCTTAGCAGAGAAGGGAATTGTAGCTCCAGCCACCAACAGTTCTCTAGCCACACAACTTGATTGGATGTTCTCCTACTTTAATGGAATATGCTATGATGAAGAAG ACTGTGTTGATAAGCTTAAATCATCGCTTTTCATGGTTGGGGAGATTGGAAGCAATGATTATCACTATGCATTGTCTCAAGGTAAATCCATGGACGAAGTAAAGGCAATGGTACCTGATGTTGTAGCAGACATAAAGGAAGCTATTaag ATAGTAATAGGCTATGGTGGTAGATGGGTGGTTGTTCCGGGAAATTTTCCGATCGGCTGCCTACCGATTTATCTGACCAGATTCAAAACCAATAACAGTAATGCTTATGATTCCTTTCACTGCCTAAAGGAATTAAACAATCTGGCAATCTATCACAATCAGCATCTTCAACAAAGCATtgaagatttgagaaaacaaaATCCCAACACAACTATAGCATATGGTGATTATTACAAGGCATACCAGTGGATTCTGAGTCATGTCCAGTCACTCG GTTTTGATGCTAAATCTTTGCAAAAGACGTGTTGTGGTATTGGAGGTGATTACAATTTTAATCCCTCCAAGATGTGTGGAGCTGCTGGAGTTCCTGTTTGTCCTGAACCAAATAGACATGTCAACTGGGATGGGATTCATTTAACACAAGCATCATATCAGCTTATAGCAAGGTGGCTTATCCATGATATGAACAAAAAACATGTGTGTAGTTTTTATTATTGA
- the LOC110619986 gene encoding uncharacterized protein LOC110619986, whose protein sequence is MAEAKSKIESVREWIVEHKLRTVGCLWLSGIVGSIAYNWSQPNMKTSVRIIHARLHAQALTLAALAGAAVVEYYDHKSGAKAERYADYIPHKDAK, encoded by the exons ATGGCTGAAGCTAAGAGCAAAATCGAATCTGTCAGGGAATGGATCGTCGAGCACAAGCTTCGAACTGTTg GGTGTTTGTGGCTTAGCGGTATTGTGGGTTCAATCGCCTACAATTGGTCTCAACCCAACATGAAAACAAGCGTTAGGATTATTCACGCTAG GTTACACGCACAGGCTCTTACCCTGGCTGCATTAGCTGGTGCTGCTGTGGTCGAGTACTATGATCATAAAAGTGGAGCGAAGGCTGAAAGATATGCTGATTACATCCCACACAAGGATGCCAAGTAA
- the LOC110621108 gene encoding E3 ubiquitin-protein ligase RFI2, protein MGLGNSENDVVVDDGDGGGGGAGCGGGGCGKSFGSVSCSICLEVVIDNGDRSWAKLQCGHQFHLDCIGSAFNIKGAMQCPNCRKIEKGQWLYANGCRSLPEFSMDDWAHDEDLYDLSYSEMSFGVHWCPFGSLARLPLSFEEGEFSSNAYHELLGQHPIFAEHTAAVSSATHPCPYIAYFGPIHPSSSNSSGSVSDSSNFNNHWNGPSVPSEIPSSYAFPAMDLHYHGWEHHSPPFSTASSRIGNPDQSSIPPVQRPARTSSDLPRSGSFMHPFIVGHSSSARAGSSVASSVIPPYQGSNARARDRVQALQAYYQQLPANSAAIRAPIMSGARRSSGHRGLSQVGAVASSSDQTGFYFIPPGTSGRSYQEAESPPTRFRAWERDHLTSYSLSQVDRESNWGAFHQAAGGSDAGIRLSGFRQRHGSERMSSQNRS, encoded by the exons ATGGGGTTGGGGAATAGTGAAAATGACGTGGTTGTTGATGATGGAGATGGTGGAGGTGGTGGCGCTGGCTGTGGTGGAGGAGGATGCGGTAAGTCGTTTGGGTCGGTTTCGTGTTCGATTTGCCTCGAGGTAGTCATCGATAACGGGGATCGATCTTGGGCCAAGCTCCAATGTGGACATCAATTTCATTTGG ATTGCATTGGTTCAGCATTTAACATAAAAGGTGCTATGCAATGCCCTAATTGTCGGAAAATTGAGAAAGGCCAATGGCTCTATGCAAATGGTTGCCGTTCACTGCCAGAATTCAGCATGGATGACTGGGCACATGATGAAGACCTTTATGATCTAAGCTACTCTGAAATG TCCTTTGGAGTTCATTGGTGTCCATTTGGCAGTTTGGCACGACTTCCATTGTCCTTTGA GGAAGGAGAATTTTCATCAAATGCAT ATCATGAGCTACTTGGACAACATCCTATCTTTGCAGAGCACACAGCAGCTGTATCATCAGCTACTCATCCATGTCCATATATTGCTTATTTTGGACCAATTCATCCATCATCTTCCAACTCCAGTGGAAGTGTTTCAGACAGTTCAAACTTTAATAATCATTGGAATGGTCCGTCAGTACCTAGTGAGATTCCTAGTTCCTATGCATTTCCTGCCATGGATCTCCATTATCATGGTTGGGAGCACCATTCCCCTCCCTTCTCTACAGCCAGCAGTCGCATTGGAAATCCTGATCAGTCTTCAATTCCACCGGTACAAAGGCCGGCTAGAACCAGTTCTGATCTTCCAAGATCAGGATCATTCATGCATCCTTTTATTGTTGGCCACAG TTCCAGTGCTAGAGCTGGAAGCTCAGTTGCTTCCTCAGTGATTCCACCTTATCAAGGCAGTAATGCCCGGGCTCGTGATAGAGTTCAAGCTCTTCAGGCATACTATCAACAACTACCTGCAAATTCTGCAGCAATTCGGGCACCCATTATGTCTGGAGCCCGAAGATCCAGCGGTCACAGAGGTTTGTCTCAAGTAGGAGCAGTGGCCTCTTCATCAGACCAGACTGGGTTCTATTTCATTCCCCCGGGTACGTCAGGTCGGAGCTACCAAGAAGCAGAAAGTCCCCCAACCCGATTTCGGGCATGGGAAAGAGATCACTTGACTTCATACTCACTAAGTCAGGTTGACAGAGAATCAAATTGGGGTGCATTTCATCAGGCTGCCGGTGGGTCAGATGCTGGCATCAGATTGAGCGGCTTTCGCCAAAGGCATGGATCTGAGAGAATGTCATCACAAAATCGGTCATAG